In bacterium, the following proteins share a genomic window:
- a CDS encoding HD-GYP domain-containing protein codes for MKDDIKLAQRQLEEIRGKIGTSEKFNAFEKSFKNICQRVYDLESLIEVSQIVNSTLQIKELLPLIMELTTKLMKAEASSLMLIEDEHFVFEVAIGEKKNELKEIKLPITEGVAGWVVKNKQSLSIKDVSQDTRFSRKIDEEIKFVTKSLLCVPLLIKDRVIGVVEAINKIGDEGFSTADLELLQAMANQEGIAIENAKLYEDLKELFFNSIKALVTTIEAKDPYTRGHSERVMQYSQAITMKLNLNENEKETIRLAGLLHDIGKIGINEDIIRKPGRLTEEEFAEVKRHPDIGKEIIKPIKQLDAIIPGILQHHERYDGKGYPSGVKDVEISLMGRILAIADTFDAMTSDRPYRQGLPHQRALDELKEQAGFQFDPDVVKAFLQAYDEGLITVVRSE; via the coding sequence ATGAAAGATGACATAAAATTAGCCCAAAGGCAATTAGAAGAGATAAGGGGAAAAATTGGGACAAGCGAAAAGTTTAATGCATTTGAGAAATCTTTTAAAAATATCTGTCAACGAGTCTATGATTTAGAATCATTAATTGAAGTTAGTCAAATTGTCAACTCGACATTGCAAATAAAGGAATTATTACCCTTGATTATGGAACTGACGACTAAACTGATGAAAGCAGAGGCATCTTCGTTAATGTTAATCGAAGATGAGCATTTTGTTTTTGAGGTTGCTATTGGCGAGAAAAAGAATGAGTTAAAAGAGATTAAATTACCTATTACTGAGGGAGTAGCGGGTTGGGTAGTTAAAAATAAACAGTCCCTTTCCATCAAAGATGTTAGTCAGGACACGAGATTTTCTCGAAAGATTGATGAAGAAATTAAGTTCGTGACGAAATCACTTCTATGTGTGCCATTATTGATTAAAGATAGGGTAATTGGAGTAGTCGAGGCAATCAATAAAATTGGGGATGAGGGATTTTCAACCGCTGATTTAGAATTATTGCAGGCAATGGCTAATCAAGAGGGAATTGCGATTGAAAATGCAAAGTTGTATGAAGACCTGAAAGAGCTATTTTTTAATAGTATCAAAGCCTTAGTGACCACGATTGAAGCCAAAGACCCTTACACCAGAGGCCATAGTGAACGAGTAATGCAATATTCTCAAGCAATTACAATGAAATTAAATTTGAATGAAAATGAAAAAGAAACCATTAGATTGGCAGGATTACTTCATGATATTGGCAAGATAGGTATTAATGAAGATATTATTAGAAAACCTGGTAGATTGACAGAGGAAGAATTTGCCGAGGTAAAAAGACATCCCGATATTGGGAAAGAGATTATTAAGCCAATAAAACAGTTAGATGCTATTATTCCTGGTATTTTACAACATCATGAGCGATATGATGGAAAAGGGTATCCCTCTGGGGTAAAAGATGTAGAGATATCTCTAATGGGGAGAATATTAGCCATTGCCGATACTTTTGATGCTATGACCTCAGATAGACCATATCGTCAGGGGTTACCACATCAACGGGCGTTAGATGAATTAAAGGAGCAGGCTGGATTCCAATTTGACCCTGATGTAGTCAAGGCATTTTTGCAGGCGTATGACGAAGGATTGATTACCGTAGTGAGGAGCGAGTAG